The following proteins are encoded in a genomic region of Rhizobium sp. CCGE531:
- the eno gene encoding phosphopyruvate hydratase, translated as MTAITDIIAREILDSRGNPTVEVDVYLEDGSMGRAAVPSGASTGAHEAVELRDGGKRYHGKGVEKAVEAVNSEIFDAIGGMDAENQIQLDNIMIELDGTPNKSRLGANAILGVSLAVAKAAAQSANLPLYRYVGGAHARLLPVPMMNIINGGAHADNPIDFQEFMILPVGAESIRDAVRMGSEIFHVLKKELASQGHNTNVGDEGGFAPGLSSAPAALDFIMKSIEKAGYKPGEEIALGLDCASTEFFKDGKYVLEGEGRTLESGAMAEYLAELAAKYPIVSIEDGMAEDDWEGWKTLTDLIGKKTQLVGDDLFVTNSARLRDGIRMGVANSILVKVNQIGSLTETLDAVETAHKANYTAVMSHRSGETEDSTIADLAVATNCGQIKTGSLSRSDRLAKYNQLIRIEEALGPQAKYAGRSILRG; from the coding sequence ATGACCGCAATCACCGACATTATCGCCCGCGAGATTCTCGACAGCCGTGGCAATCCGACCGTCGAAGTCGATGTCTACCTCGAAGACGGCAGCATGGGCCGCGCGGCGGTTCCGTCGGGCGCGTCGACCGGCGCGCATGAGGCCGTCGAGCTTCGCGATGGCGGCAAGCGCTACCATGGCAAGGGCGTCGAGAAGGCCGTCGAAGCCGTCAACTCGGAAATCTTCGATGCGATCGGCGGCATGGACGCCGAAAACCAGATCCAGCTCGACAACATCATGATCGAACTCGACGGCACGCCGAACAAGTCGCGCCTTGGCGCCAACGCCATCCTCGGCGTCTCGCTTGCGGTCGCCAAGGCTGCCGCCCAAAGCGCCAACCTGCCGCTCTACCGCTATGTCGGCGGCGCTCATGCCCGCCTCCTGCCGGTTCCGATGATGAACATCATCAACGGCGGCGCCCATGCCGATAACCCGATCGACTTTCAGGAATTCATGATCCTGCCGGTCGGCGCGGAATCCATCCGCGACGCCGTGCGCATGGGCTCGGAAATCTTCCACGTCCTCAAGAAGGAACTGGCATCGCAGGGCCACAACACCAACGTCGGTGACGAAGGCGGCTTTGCACCGGGCCTCTCCAGCGCCCCGGCAGCCCTCGACTTTATCATGAAGTCCATCGAAAAGGCTGGCTACAAGCCGGGCGAAGAAATCGCCCTCGGCCTCGATTGCGCCTCGACCGAATTCTTCAAGGACGGCAAGTACGTGCTCGAAGGCGAGGGCCGCACGCTGGAATCCGGCGCGATGGCCGAATACCTGGCCGAACTGGCCGCCAAGTACCCGATCGTTTCGATCGAAGACGGCATGGCCGAAGACGACTGGGAAGGCTGGAAGACGCTGACCGACCTGATCGGCAAGAAGACCCAGCTCGTCGGCGACGACCTGTTCGTCACCAACTCCGCCCGCCTGCGCGACGGTATCCGCATGGGCGTTGCCAATTCGATCCTCGTCAAGGTCAACCAGATCGGCTCGCTGACCGAAACCCTCGATGCTGTCGAGACCGCGCACAAGGCCAACTACACGGCCGTCATGTCGCACCGCTCGGGCGAAACGGAAGACTCCACGATCGCCGATCTCGCCGTTGCCACCAACTGCGGCCAGATCAAGACCGGCTCGCTGTCGCGTTCCGACCGTCTCGCCAAGTACAACCAGCTCATCCGCATCGAAGAAGCGCTCGGCCCGCAGGCAAAGTATGCCGGCCGTTCCATCCTGCGCGGCTGA
- the lexA gene encoding transcriptional repressor LexA, which yields MLTRKQQELLLFIHERMKESGVPPSFDEMKDALDLASKSGIHRLITALEERGFIRRLPNRARALEVIKLPEAYNSSLQPRRGFSPSVIEGSLGKPQPVAPPAPAKVANDDHNSSVSVPVMGRIAAGVPISAIQNNTHDITVPADMLGSGEHYALEVRGDSMIDAGIFDGDTVIIRNSTTANPGDIVVALVDDEEATLKRFRRKGASIALEAANPAYETRIFGPDRVKVQGKLVGLIRRYH from the coding sequence ATGTTGACGCGCAAGCAGCAGGAACTGCTTCTCTTCATTCACGAGCGGATGAAGGAGTCGGGAGTCCCGCCATCTTTCGACGAGATGAAGGACGCACTGGATCTGGCATCCAAATCCGGCATTCACCGTCTGATCACGGCGCTCGAGGAACGCGGCTTCATCCGCCGCCTGCCGAACAGGGCGCGGGCGCTCGAAGTCATCAAGCTGCCGGAGGCCTATAATTCAAGCCTGCAGCCGCGTCGCGGCTTTTCGCCGAGCGTTATCGAGGGCAGCCTCGGCAAACCTCAGCCGGTCGCGCCGCCCGCCCCGGCAAAGGTTGCGAACGACGACCACAATAGTTCCGTATCGGTACCGGTCATGGGGCGCATCGCTGCCGGCGTTCCGATTTCCGCCATTCAGAACAATACGCATGACATTACCGTTCCCGCCGATATGCTCGGCTCCGGCGAGCATTATGCGCTCGAGGTCAGGGGCGATTCGATGATCGACGCCGGAATTTTCGATGGCGACACAGTCATCATCCGCAATTCGACGACGGCCAATCCCGGCGATATCGTCGTTGCGCTCGTCGACGACGAAGAGGCAACGCTGAAGCGCTTCCGCCGCAAGGGCGCCTCCATCGCGCTGGAAGCCGCCAATCCCGCCTATGAAACCCGTATCTTCGGGCCGGACCGCGTCAAGGTCCAAGGCAAGCTCGTCGGCCTTATTCGGCGCTATCACTGA
- the pdhA gene encoding pyruvate dehydrogenase (acetyl-transferring) E1 component subunit alpha translates to MAPRKNATVSSRKTASRPAKETNGGPIAEFDRDAELKAYREMLLIRRFEEKAGQLYGMGFIGGFCHLYIGQEAVVVGMQLALKDGDQVITGYRDHGHMLATGMSARGVMAELTGRQGGYSRGKGGSMHMFSKEKNFYGGHGIVGAQVSLGTGLGFANWYRGNDNVSVAYFGDGAANQGQVYESFNMAQLWKLPVIFVIENNRYAMGTSTARATAQADFSKRGASFGIPGIQVDGMDVRAVKAAADEAVAHCRSGKGPIILEMLTYRYRGHSMSDPAKYRSKDEVQKMRSEHDPIEQVRIRLLEKGWASEDDLKDIDKNVRDIVADSADFAQNDPEPDASELYTDILL, encoded by the coding sequence ATGGCGCCGCGAAAAAACGCGACCGTTTCCAGCCGTAAGACAGCATCAAGGCCCGCCAAGGAAACCAATGGCGGCCCGATCGCAGAATTCGATCGTGATGCGGAGCTCAAGGCTTATCGTGAGATGCTCCTGATCCGCCGCTTCGAGGAGAAGGCCGGCCAGCTTTACGGCATGGGCTTCATCGGCGGCTTCTGTCACCTTTATATCGGCCAGGAAGCTGTCGTCGTCGGCATGCAGCTGGCGCTGAAGGATGGCGACCAGGTCATTACCGGCTATCGCGACCACGGCCATATGCTGGCAACCGGCATGAGCGCGCGCGGCGTCATGGCCGAGCTCACCGGACGCCAGGGCGGCTATTCCCGAGGGAAGGGCGGCTCGATGCACATGTTCTCCAAGGAGAAGAATTTTTACGGCGGCCACGGCATCGTCGGTGCCCAGGTGTCGCTCGGCACCGGTCTCGGCTTTGCCAACTGGTATCGCGGCAATGACAATGTCAGCGTTGCCTATTTCGGTGACGGCGCCGCCAACCAGGGCCAGGTCTACGAAAGCTTTAACATGGCGCAGCTCTGGAAGCTGCCTGTCATTTTCGTGATCGAAAACAACCGTTACGCCATGGGCACGTCGACGGCGCGCGCCACGGCGCAGGCCGATTTCTCCAAGCGCGGCGCATCCTTCGGCATTCCCGGCATCCAGGTGGACGGCATGGACGTACGCGCCGTCAAGGCCGCGGCTGACGAAGCCGTCGCGCATTGCCGCTCCGGCAAGGGCCCGATCATCCTGGAAATGCTGACCTATCGTTATCGTGGTCACTCCATGTCCGACCCGGCCAAGTACCGTTCTAAGGACGAAGTGCAGAAGATGCGCTCCGAGCACGACCCGATCGAGCAGGTCCGTATTCGCCTTCTCGAAAAGGGCTGGGCGAGCGAAGACGATCTGAAGGATATCGACAAGAATGTCCGCGACATCGTCGCAGACAGCGCCGATTTCGCCCAGAACGATCCGGAGCCGGACGCATCCGAGCTCTACACCGACATTCTGCTCTAA
- a CDS encoding septum formation initiator family protein translates to MWTKYHKKRKFGRFILPAITIAFVSYFGYHCIHGDYGLKATEVFEQRRIDRAKELADLVGRREHLEKEVTLLSDGSLDKDMLDQYARYQLTYSKANEIVIFNK, encoded by the coding sequence ATGTGGACAAAGTATCATAAGAAGAGAAAGTTCGGGCGTTTCATCCTTCCCGCCATCACCATCGCCTTTGTGAGCTATTTCGGTTATCATTGCATCCATGGCGACTACGGCCTGAAGGCGACCGAAGTATTCGAGCAGCGTCGCATCGACCGCGCCAAGGAACTGGCAGATCTCGTCGGCAGGCGCGAGCACCTTGAAAAGGAGGTCACGCTCTTGAGCGACGGCTCCTTGGACAAGGACATGCTCGATCAATATGCGCGCTATCAGTTGACCTATTCCAAGGCGAACGAAATCGTCATCTTCAACAAATAG
- a CDS encoding ComEC/Rec2 family competence protein yields the protein MEAAEQREDGRDVAAPPQLRPAVATIVLRAKAPQGERTQDLAPLTSRFLLIAGRIRGSIARLVEEEASHGRAVLFAPIYMGLGAIFWFEAGSDPPPQAVLAGLFVFAASFALRREAGRLFRHLLFAGMLICLGMTLAQWESWRASTVMLDSAVTTTVTGRIERRESYDNGGWRYVVRVEATEKPTIRRSPERITIFVRKQVEPFNLGDRMQGRARLTPPAGPALPGLNDFAFSSYFNGIGANGFAYGTPTRLSPSGDNLAEPLLDKADIWLAGLRNSIGDRIRETLPGDTGAFAAALVTDERRAISKDTTESLRIAGLTHIIAISGLNMALSAGIFYIGLRYLFSLFPGVAQAWPTKKFAAFGALLTVTAYYLISGFGVSAERAFIMMAIMLVAVLFDRPSLSLRNVALSAIVILVLSPSQVLGPSFQMSYAATLALVSGYSLWKRRRHRENILSRIRLLSPLLFVSRFFGGVLSTSFIGGASTAIFSIEHFHRLATYGLAANLAAMPVVSFIVMPFGMVAMLLMPFGLDGPFWKVTGEGLELVILIAKTVAGWGGDITFGRQPAWLLPIFIAGFLIMTMLRTRLRHLGLLLLLSSTGVAAFGSGVPKPDLMISEDGVLVALRQDDILATNRERPQAFIFEQWRKALVATEHQPPTILPGDSRLPQINKTTDRHRRLSGEEQNAVRKAMEEALDRTMQGSFACQKGAWCVAMLDNGAMLVTIENAAYLPPACDTANIVVTPIRLRLDHCRSGAMLITGATLRRTGSLEMTLGADTPIISAAFENPRRPWTRHRTYDWRADKSGTPIAPQSPVSDSAE from the coding sequence TTGGAGGCAGCGGAGCAGCGGGAAGATGGTCGGGATGTCGCTGCGCCTCCGCAGCTTCGTCCTGCTGTTGCGACGATTGTGCTCCGCGCCAAGGCACCGCAAGGGGAGCGGACGCAGGATCTGGCGCCGCTGACATCGCGCTTCCTTTTGATCGCGGGCCGCATTCGAGGCAGTATTGCCCGGCTGGTCGAAGAGGAGGCTTCACATGGCCGGGCCGTCCTTTTCGCGCCGATCTATATGGGTCTCGGTGCGATCTTCTGGTTTGAAGCTGGCAGCGATCCGCCGCCGCAAGCCGTGCTTGCGGGCCTGTTTGTCTTTGCCGCTAGCTTCGCGCTCCGGCGAGAAGCGGGGAGGCTGTTTCGCCACCTTCTTTTCGCCGGCATGCTAATTTGTCTCGGTATGACACTGGCTCAATGGGAAAGCTGGCGGGCTTCCACTGTCATGCTCGACTCTGCGGTGACGACGACCGTCACCGGCAGGATCGAGCGACGCGAATCCTATGACAATGGAGGCTGGCGCTATGTCGTCCGGGTCGAGGCAACGGAAAAGCCCACAATTCGCCGTTCGCCGGAACGGATCACGATCTTCGTCCGCAAGCAGGTGGAGCCGTTTAACCTCGGTGATCGGATGCAGGGCAGGGCGCGTCTGACACCGCCGGCAGGACCGGCACTGCCAGGCCTCAACGATTTCGCCTTCAGCTCCTATTTCAATGGCATCGGTGCGAACGGTTTCGCCTACGGCACCCCGACCCGATTGTCCCCGTCTGGTGATAATCTCGCGGAGCCGCTGCTGGATAAGGCCGATATCTGGCTTGCTGGCCTGCGCAACAGCATTGGCGACCGGATCAGGGAAACCTTGCCGGGAGATACGGGCGCCTTTGCCGCAGCGCTCGTCACCGATGAGCGACGTGCGATCTCCAAGGATACGACCGAGTCGCTGCGAATTGCCGGTCTCACCCATATCATTGCAATTTCAGGGCTGAACATGGCGCTGTCGGCCGGCATCTTCTATATCGGCCTGCGCTATCTGTTCAGTTTGTTTCCGGGAGTTGCGCAGGCCTGGCCGACCAAGAAGTTCGCGGCCTTCGGCGCGCTTTTGACGGTAACGGCCTATTACCTTATTTCCGGCTTCGGCGTATCCGCCGAGCGCGCTTTCATCATGATGGCGATCATGCTGGTGGCCGTGCTTTTCGATCGGCCGTCGCTCAGCCTTCGCAATGTCGCCCTATCCGCCATCGTCATCCTCGTTCTGTCGCCGTCGCAGGTGCTTGGTCCAAGCTTTCAGATGTCCTATGCAGCGACGCTGGCGCTGGTGTCGGGCTATTCGCTATGGAAACGACGGCGGCATCGCGAAAACATTCTCTCGCGGATCCGTCTGCTAAGCCCGCTGCTGTTTGTCTCGCGCTTCTTCGGCGGCGTGTTGTCGACCTCGTTCATCGGCGGCGCATCGACGGCCATCTTCTCGATCGAGCATTTTCATCGGCTGGCGACATATGGTCTCGCCGCCAACCTCGCAGCCATGCCGGTCGTCTCCTTCATCGTCATGCCCTTTGGCATGGTGGCAATGCTGCTCATGCCCTTCGGCTTGGACGGGCCGTTTTGGAAAGTCACCGGAGAGGGACTGGAACTCGTCATCCTGATCGCCAAAACCGTGGCTGGCTGGGGAGGCGACATCACCTTCGGCCGCCAGCCAGCCTGGCTGCTGCCGATCTTCATTGCCGGCTTCCTGATCATGACCATGCTGCGGACCCGGCTTCGCCATTTGGGCCTGCTGTTGCTGCTCTCATCCACCGGCGTGGCGGCATTCGGCTCCGGCGTGCCGAAGCCGGATCTGATGATTTCCGAGGATGGTGTCCTGGTTGCGCTGCGGCAGGACGATATACTCGCCACAAATCGCGAAAGGCCGCAGGCTTTCATTTTCGAACAATGGCGGAAGGCACTGGTCGCAACCGAACATCAGCCGCCCACCATTCTCCCTGGCGATAGCCGGCTTCCGCAGATCAACAAGACGACCGATCGCCATCGCCGGTTAAGCGGGGAAGAGCAGAATGCTGTGCGCAAGGCAATGGAAGAAGCGCTCGACAGGACGATGCAGGGAAGCTTCGCCTGTCAGAAAGGCGCATGGTGCGTGGCGATGCTTGATAACGGCGCCATGTTGGTCACCATCGAAAATGCCGCCTATCTGCCGCCGGCTTGCGATACTGCAAACATCGTCGTGACGCCGATCCGGCTGCGGCTTGATCATTGCCGTTCCGGCGCAATGCTCATAACGGGCGCAACACTGCGAAGAACCGGCTCTCTTGAAATGACCCTCGGCGCCGATACGCCGATCATTTCCGCAGCATTCGAAAACCCTCGACGACCATGGACACGGCATCGAACTTACGATTGGCGCGCAGACAAGTCCGGCACGCCGATCGCGCCACAATCACCGGTCAGTGATAGCGCCGAATAA
- the kdsA gene encoding 3-deoxy-8-phosphooctulonate synthase, whose product MSTNSEVTVGEGASKVLFSNAAKLSLIAGPCQMESRDHAFMVAGVLKELCGKLGIGLVYKSSYDKANRTSLSGKRGIGLEKSMEVFADLKREYGFPVLTDIHTEEQCAIVAKTVDILQIPAFLSRQTDLLVAAAQTGRVVNVKKGQFLAPWDMKNVLAKLNESGNPNILLCERGASFGYNTLVSDMRSLPIMAAMGAPVIFDATHSVQQPGGQGGSTGGDRRFVETLARAAVAVGVAGVFVETHEDPDNAPSDGPNMVYLKDMPRLLEKLLAFDAVAKA is encoded by the coding sequence ATGAGCACGAATTCCGAAGTCACCGTCGGCGAGGGTGCCTCCAAGGTCCTCTTTTCCAATGCCGCCAAGCTGTCGCTGATTGCCGGCCCCTGTCAGATGGAGAGCCGTGACCATGCTTTCATGGTCGCCGGAGTCCTGAAGGAGCTCTGCGGTAAGCTCGGCATCGGCCTTGTCTACAAGTCCTCCTATGACAAGGCGAACCGGACCTCTCTGTCAGGCAAGCGTGGCATCGGCTTGGAAAAGTCCATGGAAGTCTTTGCCGACCTCAAGAGGGAATATGGCTTTCCGGTTTTGACCGACATTCACACGGAGGAGCAGTGCGCCATCGTCGCCAAGACGGTCGATATCCTGCAGATCCCGGCTTTCCTGTCGCGCCAGACCGATCTTTTGGTTGCCGCCGCCCAGACCGGCCGTGTTGTCAACGTCAAGAAGGGTCAATTCCTCGCGCCCTGGGATATGAAGAACGTGCTTGCCAAGCTCAATGAGAGCGGCAATCCGAATATTCTTCTGTGCGAGCGGGGCGCCTCCTTCGGCTACAATACGCTGGTTTCGGATATGCGCTCGCTGCCGATCATGGCGGCTATGGGCGCGCCTGTCATCTTCGATGCGACCCATTCCGTGCAGCAGCCCGGCGGGCAGGGCGGCTCCACCGGCGGCGACCGCCGATTCGTCGAGACGCTGGCGCGCGCCGCTGTCGCTGTCGGCGTTGCAGGTGTTTTTGTCGAGACGCATGAGGACCCGGATAACGCGCCCTCGGACGGCCCGAACATGGTCTATCTGAAGGATATGCCGCGGCTTCTGGAAAAGCTGCTGGCCTTTGACGCCGTGGCCAAGGCCTAA
- a CDS encoding VOC family protein, which produces MTLSPHPLDHLVLPTVNIALARERLGKLGFTVAPDARHPFGTENACVFLADKTYLEPLGVASQEQCETSIADGNVFVARDQAYRFRVAEDGFSAVVFGTDDAVGDDERFKVAAISAGRMLDFSRQMKMPDGTETTAGFRLAFAADLRAPDFLAFCCQRINPLPTDRGVLERHENGVTGIARVALSALKPAAYRTFFEEIVGGPRVIKHSFGLTIKAANADVELLTPEGMEAFYDLPVHTSDPGLRARAILFKTRDLSVTSSHFTANGVTYTRKNNRILARLAPGQGALFAFEEIA; this is translated from the coding sequence ATGACTTTGTCGCCGCATCCGCTGGATCATCTCGTGCTGCCGACCGTCAACATCGCATTGGCGCGCGAACGGCTGGGCAAGCTCGGCTTCACGGTGGCGCCGGACGCCCGCCATCCGTTCGGCACCGAAAATGCCTGCGTCTTCCTTGCCGACAAGACCTATCTCGAACCTTTGGGCGTGGCATCCCAGGAGCAATGCGAGACGAGTATTGCCGACGGCAATGTCTTCGTTGCGCGTGACCAGGCCTATCGCTTCCGCGTCGCCGAGGATGGATTTTCGGCCGTGGTTTTCGGTACGGACGATGCCGTCGGCGATGACGAGCGTTTCAAGGTGGCGGCGATCTCGGCCGGACGCATGCTGGATTTCTCCCGGCAGATGAAGATGCCGGACGGAACGGAAACCACGGCCGGTTTTCGCCTCGCATTTGCGGCCGATCTGCGCGCGCCGGATTTCCTGGCCTTCTGCTGCCAGCGCATCAATCCGCTGCCGACCGACCGCGGCGTGCTCGAGCGTCACGAAAACGGCGTGACCGGCATCGCACGAGTGGCGCTTTCCGCGCTGAAACCAGCGGCGTATCGCACCTTTTTCGAAGAGATCGTTGGCGGTCCGCGAGTCATCAAGCACTCCTTCGGCCTGACGATCAAGGCTGCCAATGCCGATGTCGAACTTTTGACGCCGGAAGGAATGGAAGCATTCTACGATTTGCCGGTTCACACCAGCGATCCCGGGCTGAGGGCACGCGCAATCCTTTTCAAGACGCGCGATCTTTCCGTGACATCGTCGCATTTCACTGCTAACGGCGTCACTTACACGCGTAAGAACAATCGTATACTGGCAAGGCTGGCGCCCGGACAGGGCGCATTATTCGCCTTCGAGGAGATAGCATGA
- a CDS encoding pyruvate dehydrogenase complex E1 component subunit beta: protein MPIDILMPALSPTMEEGTLSKWLKKEGDKVASGDVIAEIETDKATMEVEAVDEGIIGKLLVDAGTEGVKVNAKIAILLQDGESADAISSEKAAPVAEPAKAEVPAAAPAPAVAPVPAQPKVAAAADPEIPAGTEMVSMTVREALRDAMAEEMRASPDVFVMGEEVAEYQGAYKVTQGLLQEFGARRVIDTPITEHGFAGIGVGAAMAGLRPIVEFMTFNFAMQAIDQIINSAAKTLYMSGGQMGAPIVFRGPNGAAARVGAQHSQDYAAWYSHIPGLKVVMPYTAADAKGLLKAAIRDPNPVIFLENEILYGQHFDVPKLDNFVVPIGKARIHRPGKDVTVVSFGIGMTYATKAVAELEAQGIDVELIDLRTIRPMDLPTIIESVKKTGRLVTVEEGYPQSSVGTEIATRVMQQAFDYLDAPILTIAGKDVPMPYAANLEKLALPNVAEVVDAVKAVCYK from the coding sequence ATGCCCATCGATATTCTCATGCCCGCCCTTTCTCCGACGATGGAAGAGGGTACCCTTTCGAAATGGCTCAAGAAGGAAGGCGACAAGGTCGCTTCCGGTGATGTCATTGCCGAAATCGAAACCGACAAGGCCACCATGGAAGTGGAAGCCGTTGACGAAGGCATCATTGGCAAGCTGCTGGTCGACGCCGGCACCGAAGGCGTCAAGGTGAACGCCAAGATCGCCATCCTGCTGCAGGACGGCGAATCCGCTGACGCCATTTCTTCCGAAAAGGCGGCACCCGTTGCCGAGCCTGCTAAGGCCGAGGTCCCCGCAGCCGCTCCGGCGCCCGCAGTAGCACCGGTTCCGGCCCAGCCGAAGGTTGCCGCAGCAGCCGATCCGGAAATTCCGGCCGGCACGGAAATGGTATCGATGACGGTGCGTGAAGCACTGCGCGATGCAATGGCCGAAGAAATGCGCGCCAGCCCGGACGTCTTCGTCATGGGTGAAGAAGTCGCAGAATACCAGGGCGCCTATAAGGTGACCCAGGGTCTGCTGCAGGAATTCGGCGCCCGCCGCGTCATCGACACCCCGATCACCGAGCATGGTTTTGCCGGTATCGGCGTTGGTGCCGCGATGGCTGGCCTTCGCCCGATCGTCGAGTTCATGACCTTCAACTTCGCCATGCAGGCGATCGACCAGATCATCAACTCCGCCGCCAAGACGCTCTATATGTCCGGCGGCCAGATGGGCGCTCCGATCGTCTTCCGCGGCCCGAACGGCGCGGCAGCCCGCGTCGGCGCTCAGCACAGCCAGGACTATGCGGCCTGGTACAGCCACATTCCGGGGCTCAAGGTCGTCATGCCTTACACGGCAGCCGACGCCAAGGGCCTGCTCAAGGCTGCCATCCGCGATCCGAACCCGGTCATCTTCCTTGAAAACGAAATCCTCTACGGCCAGCACTTCGATGTGCCGAAGCTGGATAATTTCGTTGTGCCGATCGGTAAGGCCCGCATCCATCGTCCGGGCAAGGACGTAACGGTCGTCTCCTTCGGCATCGGCATGACCTATGCCACCAAGGCCGTCGCCGAGCTGGAAGCCCAGGGCATCGATGTCGAACTCATCGACCTGCGCACCATCCGCCCGATGGATCTTCCGACGATCATCGAATCGGTCAAGAAGACCGGCCGCCTGGTCACCGTCGAGGAAGGCTATCCGCAGTCCTCCGTCGGCACGGAGATCGCCACCCGCGTCATGCAGCAGGCCTTCGATTATCTCGATGCGCCGATCCTGACGATCGCCGGCAAGGACGTACCCATGCCTTACGCCGCCAACCTCGAAAAGCTGGCGCTTCCAAACGTCGCTGAAGTGGTCGATGCGGTGAAAGCCGTTTGCTACAAATAA
- a CDS encoding pyruvate dehydrogenase complex dihydrolipoamide acetyltransferase — MPINITMPALSPTMEEGNLAKWLVKEGDKIKSGDVLAEIETDKATMEVEAVDEGTVAKIVVPAGTEGVKVNALIAVLAADGEDVAAAASGAGAAPAAKEAPKAEAAPAAASAAAPAPASVSAPAANAPAPAASAPAANDGHRTFASPLARRLAKEAGIDVTAVSGSGPHGRVVKKDIEAAVSGGTAKVAPSTAPAAQPAAAAPAAAPKGMSEDAVLKLFEQGSYELVPHDGMRKTIAKRLQESKQTIPHFYVSVDCELDALLALRTQLNDSAPKSKDGVPAYKLSVNDMVIKALALALRDVPDANVSWTDSNMVKHKHADVGVAVSIPGGLITPIIRSAEQKTLSTISNEMKDYGKRAKERKLKPEEYQGGTTAVSNMGMMGVKNFAAVVNPPHATILAVGAGEQRVVVKKGEMAIATVMTVTLSTDHRAVDGALGAELLAAFKGYIENPMGMLV, encoded by the coding sequence ATGCCTATCAACATCACCATGCCTGCCCTCTCGCCGACCATGGAAGAGGGCAACCTCGCCAAGTGGCTCGTCAAGGAAGGCGACAAGATCAAGTCCGGCGACGTGCTCGCCGAGATCGAGACTGACAAGGCAACGATGGAAGTCGAGGCCGTCGATGAAGGCACCGTCGCCAAGATCGTCGTTCCTGCCGGCACCGAAGGCGTGAAGGTCAATGCCCTGATCGCCGTCCTCGCCGCCGATGGCGAGGATGTCGCGGCCGCAGCTTCCGGCGCTGGCGCTGCTCCGGCTGCAAAGGAAGCACCGAAGGCCGAAGCAGCTCCGGCGGCAGCATCTGCTGCAGCCCCCGCTCCGGCAAGCGTTTCGGCCCCTGCCGCAAACGCTCCGGCACCTGCTGCATCGGCTCCGGCAGCAAACGACGGTCATCGTACCTTCGCTTCGCCGCTCGCTCGGCGCCTCGCCAAGGAAGCCGGCATCGATGTGACCGCGGTTTCCGGCTCCGGCCCGCATGGCCGTGTGGTCAAGAAGGATATCGAAGCTGCGGTTTCCGGCGGCACCGCCAAGGTTGCTCCATCAACTGCGCCAGCTGCACAGCCGGCCGCTGCCGCTCCGGCCGCAGCACCTAAGGGCATGTCCGAGGATGCCGTCCTCAAGCTGTTCGAGCAAGGTTCCTACGAGCTCGTGCCGCATGACGGCATGCGCAAGACGATCGCCAAGCGCCTGCAGGAATCCAAGCAGACGATCCCGCACTTCTACGTCTCGGTCGATTGCGAACTCGACGCGCTGCTGGCGCTCCGCACGCAGCTCAACGATTCCGCTCCGAAGTCGAAGGACGGCGTGCCGGCCTACAAGCTCTCGGTCAACGACATGGTCATCAAGGCACTGGCTCTCGCGCTGCGCGACGTTCCGGATGCCAACGTCTCCTGGACCGACAGCAACATGGTCAAGCACAAGCATGCCGATGTCGGCGTTGCCGTTTCCATTCCGGGCGGCCTGATCACCCCGATCATCCGCAGCGCCGAGCAGAAGACGCTCTCGACCATCTCTAACGAGATGAAGGACTACGGCAAGCGCGCCAAGGAGCGCAAGCTGAAGCCCGAGGAGTATCAGGGCGGCACCACGGCCGTGTCGAACATGGGCATGATGGGCGTCAAGAACTTCGCCGCCGTCGTCAACCCGCCGCATGCGACCATCCTGGCCGTCGGTGCGGGCGAACAGCGCGTGGTCGTCAAGAAGGGCGAGATGGCGATTGCCACCGTGATGACCGTCACGCTGTCGACCGACCATCGTGCCGTCGACGGTGCACTCGGCGCCGAGCTCCTGGCAGCCTTCAAGGGCTACATCGAAAACCCGATGGGGATGCTCGTCTGA